A genomic region of Nymphaea colorata isolate Beijing-Zhang1983 chromosome 2, ASM883128v2, whole genome shotgun sequence contains the following coding sequences:
- the LOC116247921 gene encoding CBS domain-containing protein CBSX3, mitochondrial-like — translation MRGSCMRNLLLQGRPALWNPATRSNNLSKPNIAFPHFRFFASGARGENSMLNTTVEELLKQKDKSSLIWCHPHDSAYDAAKKMTQHDVGALVVVKPGERKLIAGIITERDYMRKVVIQERSPKATKVGDIMTGENKLITVASDTSLLQAMQLMTEYGIRHVPVIDEKMTAIISIRDVIQAIVEEQEKELKRLNEFIQRGY, via the exons ATGAGAGGAAGCTGCATGAGAAATCTTCTCCTGCAAGGACGCCCAGCTTTGTGGAATCCCGCTACGAGAAGTAACAACTTGAGCAAGCCCAACATTGCTTTTCCGCATTTTAGATTCTTCGCCTCTGGAGCTCGTGGAGAAAATAGCATGTTAAACACGACAGTCGAAGAACTCCTGAAACAGAAAGACAAGTCCTCGCTGATTTGGTGCCATCCTCATGACAGTGCATATGACGCAGCCAAGAAG ATGACACAACATGACGTTGGAGCTTTGGTGGTCGTCAAGCCTGGAGAGCGCAAGTTGATTGCAGGAATTATAACAGAAAGAG ACTATATGAGAAAGGTCGTTATACAGGAAAGGTCCCCCAAAGCCACCAAGGTGGGAGATATCATGACCGGCGAG AACAAGCTCATAACCGTGGCTTCTGACACCAGCCTTCTTCAAGCAATGCAACTGATGACAG AATACGGAATCAGGCACGTGCCTGTCATAGACGAGAAGATGACGGCGATTATCTCCATAAGAGATGTCATTCAAGCAATAGTGGAGGAGCAAGAGAAAGAGCTAAAGCGCTTGAATGAGTTCATCCAACGAGGCTATTAA
- the LOC116247600 gene encoding transport inhibitor response 1-like protein — protein MDPQCQDFGTETQKEKVETESSFPDEILEHILGFISERKDRNAFSLVCKSWFRLEALNRRHCFIGNCYAASPEVLIRRFPRVKSLVLKGKPRFADFNLVPQNWGAHLGPWVVAMVPAYPWLESLHLKRMSVKDEDLDIIASSLPKFKQLIIDCCDGFSTGGLASIASKCRELTDLELSEDHIDDNGADWLSCFPETTSLVSLSFECLNSDINFDALERLVSRSPSLKKLRLNNSVSISQLLKLMTKAPHLTHLGAGSFRDEVTPELALQLSAAFRRCKELKCLSGFYDFMPEYLQLIWPVCANLTSLNLSYAPIASDELEEIICFCHQLERLWVLDSVGDSGLQAVGSTCRNLKMLHVFPADAREDSPGGVSEEGLVAISKGCPNLESILYFCHRMTNDAVITMSLNCSNLTCFRLCIMGRRAPDHATEQPMDEGFGAIVKNCKSLTRLAVSGLLTDRAFEYIGLYGKLVRTLSVAFAGDSDRSLEFVLNGCTNLQKLEIRDSPFTDKSLFSGLHRYEEMRFLWMSGCNLTLEGCKRLAKLAPRLNVEVINENAVDASENQVEKLYLYRSLAGPRNDLPSFVSIL, from the exons ATGGATCCGCAATGCCAAGACTTTGGGACGGAGACCCAGAAAGAAAAGGTTGAGACTGAATCTTCCTTTCCTGATGAGATCCTGGAACACATTCTCGGCTTCATTTCCGAGCGCAAGGACCGGAATGCTTTTTCATTAGTCTGCAAATCCTGGTTCAGGCTTGAAGCATTGAACAGGCGCCATTGTTTCATCGGCAACTGCTATGCCGCGTCTCCTGAGGTTCTCATCAGAAGGTTCCCCAGGGTTAAATCTCTTGTTCTTAAAGGAAAGCCGAGGTTTGCTGATTTCAACTTGGTCCCCCAGAACTGGGGAGCTCATCTAGGTCCTTGGGTTGTGGCCATGGTTCCTGCTTACCCATGGCTCGAAAGCCTTCATCTGAAGAGGATGAGTGTTAAAGACGAGGATCTGGACATTATCGCTAGCTCACTACCAAAGTTCAAACAGCTGATCATTGATTGCTGTGATGGGTTCAGTACTGGTGGGTTGGCTTCCATTGCCAGCAAATGCAG AGAGCTCACCGACTTGGAGCTGAGTGAAGATCATATTGATGACAATGGGGCGGACTGGTTGTCGTGTTTTCCCGAGACAACCTCTCTTGTATCTCTGAGCTTTGAGTGTTTAAACTCGGACATAAATTTCGACGCCCTTGAAAGGTTAGTGTCGCGATCACCTTCCCTGAAGAAGCTCAGATTGAACAACTCGGTTTCTATATCCCAGTTGCTGAAGCTCATGACAAAAGCACCTCACCTCACCCACTTGGGAGCTGGGTCGTTCCGTGATGAGGTTACACCAGAGCTTGCACTCCAGCTGTCTGCAGCATTCAGACGGTGCAAGGAGCTGAAATGCCTCTCCGGTTTTTATGACTTCATGCCAGAGTACCTGCAATTGATATGGCCCGTTTGTGCTAATTTGACATCGTTGAATCTTAGTTATGCTCCCATTGCCAGCGATGAGTTGGAAGAAATTATTTGCTTTTGCCATCAACTGGAACGCCTTTGG GTGCTGGACTCGGTGGGAGATAGTGGGCTGCAGGCGGTTGGTTCTACTTGTagaaatttgaaaatgcttcatgTCTTTCCAGCAGATGCTAGAGAAGACAGCCCAGGAGGGGTATCTGAAGAGGGGCTTGTCGCCATTTCCAAAGGCTGCCCCAATCTCGAGTCAATACTTTACTTCTGTCACAGGATGACCAACGATGCTGTTATTACTATGTCGCTAAATTGCTCGAACTTGACCTGCTTCCGCTTGTGCATCATGGGTCGGCGCGCCCCTGATCATGCAACAGAACAGCCCATGGACGAGGGGTTTGGAGCAATTGTGAAGAACTGCAAGTCCCTGACAAGATTAGCAGTCTCTGGCTTGCTCACCGATAGAGCATTTGAGTACATTGGACTGTACGGGAAGTTGGTTAGGACGCTGTCTGTTGCATTTGCAGGAGATAGCGATCGATCCCTTGAATTTGTACTAAACGGGTGTACCAATCTGCAGAAGCTTGAGATAAGGGACAGTCCATTTACTGATAAGTCTCTGTTCTCAGGTTTGCACCGCTACGAGGAAATGCGGTTTCTATGGATGTCCGGTTGCAATCTCACTTTGGAAGGGTGCAAACGTTTAGCGAAGCTTGCCCCTCGTCTCAATGTGGAGGTGATCAATGAGAATGCGGTGGATGCCTCTGAGAACCAGGTGGAGAAGCTCTATCTGTATAGATCCCTCGCTGGCCCTAGAAATGATCTGCCTTCTTTTGTCTCTATTCTTTAG